The Cellulosimicrobium sp. ES-005 genome segment CCGAGCGCGATCATCCACTTGCCGAGCGGGGGGTGGACCACGTAGTCGGCGGTCGGGAGGAACGAGTTCACGTCCCCGGCCTCGAACGCCGGGTTGGGCTCCTCGGGCCAGTCGGCCTCGTACCCGACCTGGAGCAGCGTCCACGCCTGCTTGACGTAGTACGTCTCGTCGAACACGAGCGTGCCGGGGCGGCCGAGGTTCCACAGCCGCAGCACCGCGGCGACGGCGGCGACGATCGCGACCCCGAGCCACCCCCACAGCCGGTCGTGCGCGGTCGCTCCGAGGGCCAGACGGCGCGGCCCGAGCAGCGCGAGCAGGAGCCGCTCGCGGTGCGTCAGGTCGGACGCGGCGTCGTGCTCGATACCCGCGGCCTCGTCGGCACGCTCACCCGGCGACTCGGCGGCCGGGTCGTCCGACGGGTCGGACGCCTCGGCGTCGGGCGGCGGCCGGGTCCCGGTGTCGTCCGAGCGGTCGTCGGGAGCGTCGGACGCGGGACGGGGCCCGGGGTGCGCGTCGGCGGGCGGCTGGGACACGCTGGCCATCGTAGGGGCACACGGGTGTGGAACCCTGGGAGCCATGTCCTCCTCGACCGACGTGCCCGACGCCGACCGGCCCACGACCCCGCGGGAGGCCGGGCACCTGGTGCTCGGCGGCACCCCCATCGGCAACGCGGAGGACGCGAGCCCGCGCCTGCGGCGCCTGCTCGCGGAGGCCGACGTCGTCGCGGCCGAGGACACACGCCGCCTGCACGCGCTCGCGGGCCGGCTGGGCGTGCAGGTCGGCGGTCGTGTCCTCAGCTTCCACGAGCACAACGAGACCGACCGCGCGGACGACCTGCTCGACGTCGTCGACGGCGGCGGGACGGTCCTCGTCGTCTCGGACGCGGGGATGCCGAGCGTGTCCGACCCCGGCTTCCGCGTCGTCGCGCGCGCGGTCGAGCGCGGGGTCCCCGTGACCACGGCGCCCGGGCCGAGCGCGGTGCTCACGGCGCTCGCGCTCTCCGGGCTCCCGACGGACCGCTTCTGCTTCGAGGGGTTCCTGCCGCGCAAGGCGGGCGACCGGTCGCGCACGCTCGCGGCGCTCGTCGACGAGCCGCGCACGCTCGTGTTCTTCGAGGCGCCGCACCGCGTGGCGGAGACGCTCGCCGCGATGGCCGAGGCGTTCGGCGCGGACCGGCCGGCCGCCGTCGCGCGCGAGCTCACCAAGACCTACGAGGAGGTGCTGCGCGGGCCCCTCGCCGAGCTCGCGGAGCGCGCCGCCGAGGAGCAGCTCCGGGGGGAGATCTGCGTCGTGGTGGGGGGCGCGCCGCCGCGCGGGCCGGTCCCGCTCGCCGAGCTCGTCCCGGGCGTGCTGGCGCGCGTGGACGGCGGCGAGCGGCTCAAGGAGGTCGTCGCGGACGTCGCCCAGGACGCGGGGGTCGCGAAGCGCGACCTCTACGCGGCCGCGCTGGAGGCGCGCCGCCGCTGAGACCGCGCGGGCCGGGTCGTCAGCGCCCGACGGCGGTGCTCGGCTCGAGCGCGACCCCTGCCGCCGCGAGCTCCTCGCGCGCCGCGGCGCCCAGCTCGGGCGTGACCGGCACGGTGAGGTCGGTGAGGACCCGGGTGGCGAGGCCGAGCGCGTGGGCGTCGAGCGCCGTCGCGCGCACGCAGTGCGACTCGGCGATGCCGACGACGTCGACGGCCTCGATCCCCGCGTCGCGCAGGACGTCCGCGAGCGGCCGGCCGCCGACGTCGACCCCCTCGAACCCGGAGTAGGCGGCCTGGTACTCGCCCTTCTTGACCCCGGCGTCGGGCGCGAGGTCGGCCAGCGCGGGGTGGAGCTCGGCGTTCGGCGTGCCCGCGATCCCGTGCGGGGGCCACGTGTCGACGAAGTCCGGCTCGGGGCTCCAGTGCTCGCCCGGGTCCACGTGCCAGTCCTGGGTCGTGACGACGAGGTCGTAGGCGTCGCGGTGGTCGCGCGCGTGGTCGGCGATGCGCTGCGCGACGGCGTTCCCGCCCTCGACCCCCAGCTCGCCGCCCTCGCAGAACGTGGGCTGGACGTCGACGACGATCAGCGCGCGGCGCGGCGCGGAGGTGCTCTCGCTCATACGCCCACTCTGCCACGGCGGAGACGAGAGACGGCGGGGTGGCGGCCGGGAGAGTTGACTGACCGACCGACCGATCAATAAGGTCTCCGCGGGGGGCAGCAGCCTCACCTCACGATGACGAGAGGAGAGACATGTCAGTCATGACGAGCGACGTCCGGCGCGGCGCGCACGAGATCGAGCACACGAGGGCGCGTCGCCCGAGGCAGGGCCGCGTCCGCAGGGCGCTCATCGGCGCGACGCTGAGCCTCGGGCTCGTCGCGGCCGGTGCGACCGCCGCGTACGCGACGCGGGTCTCGGCCGGCGGCGGGACCTGGGACTACGGCGTCACGAGCCTCGCCGCGAGCTACAACTGGTCGGACTACTACCACTCGTCGCGCGTGCACGGATCGAGCGTGACGGGTGACTCGGGCCTCGTGCGCTCGCTGTGCCGTGGCGGCGGGAGCTGGTCGACCGCCAGCGCGTGGGACAGCAACCCGTTCCGCATCGACAAGGCGTACTGGCGCCACTGCTGAGCGCTGCGGCGAACGGCCCCGGTCCCGGTCGCGCACGCGTCGGGGCCGGGGCCGGACGGCTGACCGAGCACGGTACGAGCTGAGGAGCGCATGGGGTGAGGAGTCGAGGGATCCGGCTCGCGTACGCGATCCTGGCGGTGTACGCGTCGCTCGCGGCGTTCCTGTTCCTGCGCGCGATCGACGACCTGGGGCCGCTCGGTGCCACCGACATCCTCGTCGTGAGCGGGGAGGCGCCGACGTCGTCGAGCGCCCACGTGGTCGAGACGATCGAGCAGGTCGCCGCGCAGCACCGCGTGAACGTCGTGCGCTTCGTCGAGGACCTGCACGACCCGGCCCGGTCCCGGCACCTGTATCTCACGGTCGGCAACCCCGGGCTCGCCTCGGGCTCGTGGCTCGAGGACGGGTACCCGGCGTTCAGCCAGGACGTGCGCACGGCCGTGCACCCGCTGGCGGAGCGCGCGGACGTGGACCCGCGCGGGCACTACTTCACGTTCGGCGACCACGCCGCGACGCCGTTCCTCGCGGAGGCTCTGCGCGAGCAGGGGTACGTCGTCGAGACCCGGACCTACTACGCGCCCCCGCAGATCCTCGGGTGGCTCGTGACGCAGCCGCTCGCGCTCAGCGCGCTCGTCGCCGCGCTGCTCGTGGTCGTGGTCGTCGCCACGAGCGTGCTGACGAACGTCCGCGGATACGCCGTCCAGCGGCTGCACGGCGTGCCGCCGGCCCTGATCCTCGGCCGCGACCTGAGCCGGTCGCTCCCGGCGCTGGCCGTCACGCTCGGCACCGTCGCGCTCGTGGACGCCGGGCTGCTCACCCTGTACAACGGCGGGGCGCAGTGGCGTACGTTTGCCGCCGCGGCGGGAGTCCTCACCGCCGCGTTCGTGCTCCTCGCGCTCGTCACGCACGTGCTCGCGCTCGCGCTCGCGGGCGAGCGGCCGGTCCTCGAGGCGCTCAAGGGCAGGCTGCCGGCGCTCGCGACAGGCGTCGCGGTATACCTCGTGCGCGTCCCCGCCCTCGTCGTCACGATCGCGGCCGTCGTCGCGTCGAGCGTCGCCGCGGTCCAGCTCGCCGGGCAGGTCGAGGCGAGCGAACGCTGGGCGACCGCGGGGGAAGGGGTCCACGTCCTCTTCTCGCCGAACCTCTCCCAGGAGGAGTTCGACGCGCTCGCCGTCCCCGCGGGCGAGTGGTTGCTGGCGGCGGAGGGCGACGGGGACGTCGTCCTCGCGGGTCAGGGCGAGGTCTCCTGGGGGCGGGGGCTGCCGGGGCGGCACGACTCCCTCCTGGTCAACAACGCCTACCTCGCGCAGCAGGACGTGCGTGACGCCGACGGCGAACGGGTCGTCGAGCTTCCCGAGGACGTGGTGACGGTCCTGGTCCCGAGCCGCTACGAGGACGCGACCGCCTCGATCGTCGACGACGTGCAGATCTGGCTCGACGGCTTCTCGCGGGGCGCCCAGGACGTGGAGGTCCGCACCCGCGTGCTCGCGCCGGGGCAGGAGCTGTTCACGTACGGGGCCGCCACCCGTCCGAACGAGCCGGCCCTGCTGCGCGACGCCCTCGGGGTCGTCGTGAACGGGGGGTCCGGGGTCTTCGTGCCCGACGACCTCACCTCGCTGGGGACGAGAAAGGGGCTCGTCCTCACCGACGCCGCGACGGCGCGTGACGGGCTGGCCTCGGTGGGTGCGCAGGAGATCGCGATGGCGTACCAGCCGGTCGCGCTCGCCGCGGCGCAGGAGCACGCGGCGCTCGTGAACGACACCCGCCTCCAGGTGTTCAACGCCGTCGCCGCGCTCGCGGTGCTGCTCGGCACCTCCGTCGCGGTCGCGCAGGTCTCGACGCGCAAGAACGCCCAGTCGATCTTCGCCCGGCACATCAGCGGGTGGGGCTTCGTCCGCACGCACCGCGGCCTGCTGGGGGCCGAGCTCGCGCTGGCGCTGGCCGTCGTGGCGTGGTCGGTGTGGACCACGGTGTCGGGGCTCACCGCGACCGTCCGCCCCGGGGCGGACCCGACGACCTCGCAGGCGCTCGTCGTCCTCGGCCACTGGCAGCCGGTGCTCCTCGCCGCCGTCGTCGCGGTGAGCCTGGCCGCGCTCGTCGGCGCGCTCGCGGTCCTCGGCCGCCGTCTCGTCCGTACC includes the following:
- the rsmI gene encoding 16S rRNA (cytidine(1402)-2'-O)-methyltransferase; translated protein: MSSSTDVPDADRPTTPREAGHLVLGGTPIGNAEDASPRLRRLLAEADVVAAEDTRRLHALAGRLGVQVGGRVLSFHEHNETDRADDLLDVVDGGGTVLVVSDAGMPSVSDPGFRVVARAVERGVPVTTAPGPSAVLTALALSGLPTDRFCFEGFLPRKAGDRSRTLAALVDEPRTLVFFEAPHRVAETLAAMAEAFGADRPAAVARELTKTYEEVLRGPLAELAERAAEEQLRGEICVVVGGAPPRGPVPLAELVPGVLARVDGGERLKEVVADVAQDAGVAKRDLYAAALEARRR
- a CDS encoding isochorismatase family protein, with protein sequence MSESTSAPRRALIVVDVQPTFCEGGELGVEGGNAVAQRIADHARDHRDAYDLVVTTQDWHVDPGEHWSPEPDFVDTWPPHGIAGTPNAELHPALADLAPDAGVKKGEYQAAYSGFEGVDVGGRPLADVLRDAGIEAVDVVGIAESHCVRATALDAHALGLATRVLTDLTVPVTPELGAAAREELAAAGVALEPSTAVGR
- a CDS encoding lactococcin 972 family bacteriocin; the protein is MSVMTSDVRRGAHEIEHTRARRPRQGRVRRALIGATLSLGLVAAGATAAYATRVSAGGGTWDYGVTSLAASYNWSDYYHSSRVHGSSVTGDSGLVRSLCRGGGSWSTASAWDSNPFRIDKAYWRHC